TTAAAAAAGACGGAAAAGCCTCTACTTTTCGGTATATGAGGTCTACAACAAGCCCGTGTTCTTCCCTTTTTAAAGGTAGTCTTATCCCAACAAGGTCTCCTTCTTTTAGTTCAGAAAAATGTTTTCTAAAGGCTTGAAAGCTTAAAATAATATAATAGGGACGCATAAATCTTATTTATTTCTCATTTGGGTTAATTCGGTATTACAGTTAGCACAGAAAAACTTAACCGGGCCTAATACCTCAATTTCTTCTTCTATCGCCTCTAAACTTCCGTCTTCGTTTTGCAGGTAATAAATAAAGATGGTTGCGTTTTCAATCACCTCATAGAAATCTTCACTGTTTTGACAGTTAGGGCAAACTATTTTTTCCCTGTATAAAATCTTAAACGGCTTTTTAATCTTGATACTGTGCTTTCTGATAGAAGAAAAATTTTCTGCCATCAACCACCCTCTTACTTTTTGTTTTTTATTTGTGCTATATTTTTCTCAGCCTCTAAATACATTTTATCTGTTTTAGATAAAAAAGAAAGGGCTTTTTCGTAGTGATAAAGGGCTGGTTTTAGATCCCCTTTAAGCTGGTAATGTTTACCAAAATAAAAATGGGCCTCTCCCATCTTGTTAAGTTGAGAGGCAACCTTACCCAAGTTATAAAAAAAGTATGGGTCATAACTAAGGGCCTGTAGGTTTAAAAGTTTTTGCATAATACCATAAGCCTGTTGAGGATCCCCTGTTTCTGTTAAGGCTAAAGCTCTTAGATACTCTAACTTTGTAAGATATATCCCTTCATATAGTTTAGAAGAGGTAGAAGGAGAAATTTGGTTTAAAACCTCTAAGGCTTGCTCAGGTTCTCCTGAGGCTAAATATATTTCGGCTAAGTCTAAAAGAAAATAGATTTTAAAAGGAAGCTCCTGCAGGGCTTTAACCAGCTCAACCAGGGCCTCTTTAAAATATCTTTGTTCCTTTAGCGCCAAAGCTAAGGTGTATCTTATCCAGGGGGCGTTCTTTTCTTTGAGGACTGCCCTCAAGTTGGTTATCCAAGATGCCAGGTCTTTCTTTTTAGAAAGAACCTGAGCTCTGATAACCAGTCTTTTAAAATAATCTGGATCTTGGGCAACCAAAGACCTAGGAGATTGATCAGAGGTATACCTCTCAGCAAGGCTGATAAGATAGGCCACTCTTTCTTGAGGCAACGGGTGGGTTAAAAGATATTTATACTCAAGCTCTATGGCTAAGTTACCTTGTTTAGAAAGTCTTTCCATAACCGTTGCCATACCCCAGGGATTATAGTTAGCTTTGGTTATGATTTGAAAACCGGTTCTATCAGCCTCTTCTTCGTCAGCCCGACTGTAGGCAAGAAGTTTGGTTTGAGCGATAGCCGCTGAGGCTATGTTTAGAGCTGCGGCTTTTTCACCTCCAAGAAGTAGGCCTGCTAACGTGGCTGCCGTAACTAATACTTGCATTTTTTTTATGTCTTCGATCCTTCTTGCGATATGCCGACATAGGTTATGAGCCATTTCGTGTGCCATAATCCCGGCAAGTTCGTCTTCAGACTCGATGCTGTTAAAAATACCAGAGTTGATAAAAATATATCCTCCAGGCACAGAAAAGGCATTAAAACTGGAATCATTGATTAGAAAAAACTTGAATTCAAACGGAGAAAAGGTTACACCTTGTTTTTTAAGAACCTCTCCTATGGTGTTGATGTAGAGGTTTAACTCTAAATCATCTATAAACTCGACTTCTTTGACAAGCTCAGCCAAAACCTCTTTACCGATTTTTTCTTCCTCTTCTAAGGAAATAAGGGCTTGAGCTATCTGCGGAGGAAACACCAGAAGAAAAATTAAAAATAAACTTAGAAGATGCAGTTTTGTCTTAAAGAAAAAAGACATTTTATTTTATAAAGGTTCTTTGGCGGAGGCGTATGGGAATTGAACCCACCCACCCCTTTTGGGGGCGCACCGGGTTTGAAGCCCGGGAGAGGCACCAGCCTCCTCACGCCTCCTTATTTTAATTCAAAAAAGGGGCTATTGGGGACCTGCGGCACCCGGAGAGCCTGGCTACCGTTGCTCCCTTTCGGGCCTGGCGGGGTTCACCAGGATCCGTCGCACAGGCCCCAATAGCCTTAGATTAAAATATACTACATTTTTTCAGATATTAAACCCCTTAAGTCCTCCTCTTTCCGGTAAACCTGCCCAGTAAAAATTGCAACCAACCTGCCTTTTTCTTTCTCAAAAACCTTTACCTCATAAACTCCTGTCCTCTTAGTAAGACTTAACTCCTTAGCCTCAGCATAAAGATACTCTCCTACCTTAGCAGAAGAAGGGAAATAAATGGAAGAAGAAATAGCTAAAGCCAACTTTCCGTGAGAATTTGAAGCAACGGCAAAAGCAAAATCTGCCAAAGAAAAAATAGCTCCACCCTGACACACTCCAGCTGCATTAAGCATGTCTTCTCTAACCTTCATCCCTATTAACGCATACCCAAGGTCTACCTCTATCAAATCTACCTCTAACCAAACGGCAACCCTGTCATGCTCTCTCATAAACTTAGCAATTTTCCAGACCTGTTCTTTTCTCGAAGCTTCCATCTTTTTACCTCTCAATTTTGTTGAATTTTTACTCTACTAAAAGCCCACTTCTTCCCTAACTTTAAACTCATTAACCCTTTTGTCAAACCCTTTTAACCTGCTCTTGTAAGTCCAAAATTAAAATGTCATATATTATTCTAAAGTTTAAATGTAACAAAATTATACTTTAATTGTGTCTACCAATGTGGGGGTAAAAGACCTCCCTCCTAAAATTAGATATTTTTCAACAATACCAAATATACCACTTTGCAAACTGAATCCACCCCTGAAAATACCTATATCATCTTAGCCCTCATCAAGATATCCTTCATTAGCCACTCTAATTGATTAATTATAAACAAACCTTCTAACCTTCTTCTTAATTTTGAGTTTAACTTTATCATTTTTACCAGGAGGGGAGAGCCCCTTAACCCTAAAATTTTAACCCTAAAATCTAGACACAATTAATGAAACACTATCTTTTTTTCCAGGTTATTTCTATTGATTTTAAAAATAATGTTTTTAAAATATTTTATACATAAATAAACAAACCTTACCACCGGAGGCAAGTATGGATAGAAAGGCCTTAGAAGAGGAAATCAGAAAGGTAGCCTATGAGCTTTATGTAAAAAGTGGATGTATTCCTGGTAGGGACTTAGACAACTGGTTAGAGGCTGAAAGGATCGTTTTAGAGAGGTATGGCTTAATTTCTAAGGAAGGTTCTCAAGAAACAAGCCCCTCTTCAGCCTGTGAAACCCAACCTAAAACCAAGGTAAGATGCAGAAAAAAGACCGAAGAAAGCTCTGCTACCAAAGGTAGAGGCAAGAAAAAAGGATAATCTCTTTCCCTTATTCCACCACTTTATAACCAAGGCTTTCTATAGCCTGGGAAACTGCGTTTAAGTCTATTTCTTTAAGAGACTTTAAGGTTACCTCTTTGTTGTTTCGGTCTGCTTTAACAAAAATAAGGTCTGGGAACATCTTTTTGAGCCCATTTTCTATGGTCATTTCACAATGAGGACAGGTCATTCCTTCCACTTTTAAGCTATAGGTCTTCATCTACTCTCCCTCCTGCTGAAATTTTATAGTTTTACCTTTTTTAAACTTAAGGAATTTATAAGCACAAAAAGTGAACTAAAAGCCATAGCCCCTGAGGCAAAAACTGGCTTTAAAAGAAGTCCTGAGAAAGGATAAAGCACCCCTGCAGCCACAGGAATAAGAATAAGGTTATAAAAGAAGGCCCAGAAGAAATTTTGTTTTATCTTTTTATAGGTTATTTCAGCTAACCTAAGGGCTTTTAAAAGATCTCTCAGGTCGTTTTTTATCAGAATAAGGTCTGCGGTAGCAGAAGCAACCTCTGTGCCTGACCCTATAGCCACACCTAAGTGAGCTTTAGCTAAGGCTGGAGCGTCATTTACCCCATCTCCTACCATAGAAACAATATTTCCCTTTTCTCTTAATTCTTCTATTTTTAATGCCTTTTCCTGAGGCAAAACCTCAGCCCAAACCTCATCAACCTCAAGTTTTTTAGCCACCTCTTTAGCTGTCTGCCAGGCATCTCCTGTGAGCAACCCTACCTTAATACCTTTTTTCTTAAGGATTTGCAACACCTCCAAGGCCTCTTCCTTAACCTTATCCTCAAACCAAAAAGCAGAACAAAGCCTTCCGTCTACAGCTACCAGCACATAAGAAATTCCTTCTATGTTACCTTCGCTTAAAAATCGCTCAAACTCATCTAAAGCTAAGCCAGCCTCTTCCATAAACCGTCTATTCCCAACCAATACCTCTTTACCTTTTAATTGGGCTACCACCCCTTTTCCAGGCAAATAGTAAAATTCATCAGGTTCTTCCACCTTTAACCCTCTTTTTCTGGCAAACTCTACCAGAGCCTTTCCAAAGGGATGCTCTGAATTCTTTTCCGCAGAAGCGGCAAAAAAGATAGCCTCTTCCTCAGAACAGCCTGAAAAAACCTCCATCTTCTTAACCATCGGCTGCCCATAGGTAAGGGTACCTGTTTTATCAAATACTACATAATTTAGCCGGTTTGCATACTCTAAAGCTTCAGGGTTTTTGATAAGGATGTTTTCTTCTGCAGCTTTTCCTGTAGCCACCGCAATAGCTGTCGGGGTAGCAAGACCTAAAGCACAAGGACAGGCTACTACCAGAACGGAAATAGCATTCATTAAGCTAAAGGTTAGTCCATATCCTAACCCAACCCACACCAGAAAAGTAACCAGCGCAATCGCTATGACCAAAGGCACAAACACAGAGGCTATCCTGTCGGCAAGTTTCTGTATGGCAGGTTTGGTAGCCTGAGCCTCTCTAACCAATTTTATGATGTGAGCTAAGACTGTATCTTTCCCTACATGGGTTACCCTTACTTTAAAACTTCCTGTAAGGTTTACTGTGCCTCCTATAACCTTATCCCCTACCCTTTTTTCTACAGGCAAACTTTCTCCAGTAATCACAGCCTGGTCTACCAACCCTATACCTTCTACAATTTCTCCGTCTACCGGAAATCTTTCTCCAGGTTTAACCAAGACCAGGTATCCTACTTGAACCTCTTTTATAGAAACCTCTTTTTCCATGTTGTCCTTGATAATCCTGGCTTTTGATGGCTGAAGAGAGGCAAGTTTTTTGATAGCCTCTGTAGTTTTATATTTTGCCTTTGCCTCAAGGAACCGTCCAAAAAGGATAAGGGTAATGATTACCGCTGCTGTCTCATAATAAACCTGAGGAGTCTGTCCTGAAGCCCAAAAAATATCAGGGAAAAAGGTTGCTACAAAACTATATAAATACGCTGCTCCTGCTCCAAGGGCAATCAAGGTGTTCATGTCAAAAGAAAGATGCCTAAGCCCTTTGGCTGCAGCCTTAAAAAACCTACTACCTCCGTAAAACAGCACCGGAGTTGTCAAACCAAAAAGCACATAGTTAAAAACCTCTCTTTTCCCAACATGCCCCAAAACATGGGTTACCATGTCTAAAAGAATAAAACCTGTGAGTATCGCACTAATCAAAAATTTTTTCTTTAACTCCTGCTCTTCTCTTTTTCTAAAGACCTCTTCATAGAGTTCTACCTCTCCTTGCAAGACAACTGCCTGATCATAACCTAAGCTGGCAAGTCTTTTTTTGAGGTCTTCTGGTTCTACCAGAGTAGGGACATAGTCTAAAGTCAGCTCTTCTGTTGCCTGATTGGCTGAAGCTTCTACCACACCTAAAACCTTTAAAAGTTCTTTCTCGATTTTTTTAGGGTCTCCTAAGGATAATCCTTCTATCTTAAAAACCACCCGCTGAACCCCTAAATCATACCCTCCTTTTTGTAGTGCCTTCCTTATAGCCTTTAAATCAAGACGTTTTTCTTCTTCAACCTCTAAAGTTGCCTTTTCTGTGATCAAGTTTACCGTTGCTTGTTTTATGCCAGGAACCTTCAAAAGCAGGTCAGTAACCCTTTTAACACAGGCAGCACAGGTCATCCCTATGATAGGAATTTCCAAAACTTTTTCCAAGATACCTCCTTCTCACCTAAAAATTTTACCTTAATCAGAGCTCATTTTGGTTTTTTCTAACTCTCCTTTTAAGAAGAAAAGATTATTTCTAACCCGATGAGATAGATTTTCCACCGAGCGAAGTTCTTTAAAAAGTTGTTCTATGTCCTTTTCCATTTCATATAGTCCTTTCTCTAACTTTACTATAAATCCAGAAAAATCTGAAGCCTCTATCACCTGTCCGAATCTTTCCCAAAAGAAAAACACAAACATCAAAAAAGACAAAAGTAAACCATAAGGCACAAGGATGACTTTATCTTTTTCTAACTCCTCTAACAGTTTGGACTTACAAAAATCATAAATCCTGTCAGGGACAGTCATTACGGCAAATCCCACTGACTTTTCGTCTTTAGTATAAGTTATGATCTCTTTAGCCCTTTTCTTAATCCTTTTTATAACCTCTTTTAACTCTTCTTCAGTAAGCTCTTCTTTAGTAAGAATCTCTGGAGAAGTAACCTTTGAATCTATAGGTAAATACTTCCCGTCTCTTAAAACAAAGGCAAACTCAACCTCCGACGCCCCCATCTTAAGATTTCTGACAAGTAGATTGGGAGGTAAAAGAGCTAAAACTTCTTCTACAGCCCTTTCCCCAGCTTTACCTGACTTCCTACTTAAAAATATAGCGTTAAGCTTAGCTACATCCTCACTTAAACCCTTAAGCACCTCTTCTGCTATGTATAGTTTGGTAAGGTCCTTTTTAATCTCCTGGAGGTCAGACATCCTTTCTTTGACTGAAAATAATGGCTCTGAGATGTTTTCTAACCTTTGTTGAACCCAGGAAAATCTTTCGTCTACGTATTTTCTTAAGTTAGCATAAAAATACCAGAAAACCCCCACCAACCCAACAAAAAATATCACCAACCAGAGGTAGTCCATATTCTATGATTTTACTTTATTAATAAATTAAAGCAATTAGGTTATAACGAGATAATACCAAAAAAGTTTTATTGCAAGCGTTGGTTATAATCTATTTCTGATGCACTGTATTCTGGGATTACTCCATCTATCTCAAGGACAGTATAGCTTATAGCCAGACCCTCAATACAATCGCCAAACAATCTTCTTATCGGAGTTAAAAACTTATAAACCAAGAATCTTAATAAAGAAAGGTTAGGGTTGAAATTATAGTTATAAGCTTTTTAGAAAGTTTGGAAAATAAAATTGTTGCAGGAAAAATAGCAAAGTACCATTTAATAACTCTTTAAATTTGGCGCCTTGCTCTATTTATTTACTATATTATAATGTTTGAGTTGATCCTTTCTTTAATTAAAAAGACATGAAAACACAAGTATTTAAAAGTCAAGAAAAAACCTTACTATTTGCATTAGAAGATATTAAGAATCAGATAGATAAAAATTTTGACAGCTATGATTTTTTAATCTTTGCTATATCTCCTGACTACCCATATATTGATATAAACTACTATATAAAAAAGGTTTTTAACACAGAAAAATACTTAGGGTTCCACGCTATTCACTCTTTTTGCGACACTGAAATAGTAGAAGGCATTTCTGTAGCTGTTATAAAATTTGAAACAACTGGTAAAGTAGAAATTTTTTATTTAGAAGATATTGACGAGGACGATGCAGTTATAAAAACTGCAAACTATTTCAACTCAAATCCAGATAAGCTTCATATCGTTATCGGAGGACTAGGTAATAAAAAAAGATTTGGAACATTTATAGAAGAGGTATCTCAATTTATAAACTATCAACCAGTAAATAACATAATTGGAGGTGTATCTTCTGGACATAGAGATGCTAACGGAGAGGTTTTATCATATCAGTTTGTTGACTTTAAAATTATAAAAAATGGTTTTGTAATTATAACCTTTTCAAACATAGATTTTGCGATAGATATAGCCCTTGGGTTCAAACCTTATGGAGTTACTTACGAGATTAAAAAGGCTAAAGATTACAAACTGTACTTAGTAGATGATAATAGAAATTTTAGCGATATTACACGATCATTTATGAAGGGTATAGATAATTTTGATATAAGATATTTATGGTATATACCTATTTACATACTTGATGATGAAGAAGGATATGTAGCAACTCTCAGAACATTTAAAAAAGTTGCAAAAGATTATGTAGAGTTTTTCGGTCCAGTAAAGGAAGGTCAAAAATTAAAACTTTCTTTTGCTACACCTGAAGAACTACTAAAGGAAAATTTTAAAATCGCAAAAAAAGTAAAGGAAAGAATAGAATACTGTGATATTCTGTTTAACTTTTCTTGCACAGCAAGGCAATATGTATTAGAAGAAAGGCAAAGAGAAGAAATAGAAATTTATGTTTCAACTTTAAATAGTAATCTTTTTGGATTCTTTACTTTTGGAGAAATAGGGCCAGACAAACATTTTAAAAAACTAAAGTTTTATAATGAAACATCTATCTTGTTGGCGATGAAGGAAAGATGAGAGAGGAAATAAAAATAAAACTACTACAAAATCTTTTAAAAGAAGTAACCAAGAAATACGATTCCATTTTATATCTAAAAGAACAAAAATTAAAAGATACTTATTTAATGGCTATCAAAGATGAACTTACAGGGTTGTATAACAGATATTATCTTAAAGATTATTTAGTAAAATTGATTGAAAAATTAAAAAGAAACAAAAACAATAAACTTTTTCTCATATTTATAGACCTTGACAACTTTAAACTGATTAACGATACATATGGACATAATAAGGGTGATAACGTTTTAAAAGAAGTGGCTGAGATATTAACTGCAAATTTTAGAAAATATGACATCATATCAAGATATGGTGGAGATGAATTTATTGTATTATTGGAATCTAACGAAGACCCAACAAAAAGAATAAATGCTTTAAGGCAGAATATAGAGGAAATTTTCAAAGAGTTTAATCTATCTTTTAGTTATGGCATTTCAATCTTTCCTGATGATATAGAAAATATCAACATGCCAACTCAGGAAATAATAAAACTGTTAATAGAAATTGCCGACAAAAGAATGTATGAAGAAAAAACGAAAAAAGAAAAGGTTGTTTAAAACTAAAGCAATCAATATTTTCTTCAAGAAGGGGAGTAGAATATAAATTGTGTCTTTTAATAAAATATTTTAGAGGCATAATAAAAATTTTTAATATTTTTTAAATTAATGATAACATAAAACCTAAAAGACTAAACTAACCAGGAGGTCTGTAAAATGAAAAACTTAGACTTAGATTTAGAAAAAGTTTTAAGTGAAATCTCAAAAATTGAATCAAAAGAGGGTATCAAAATGGCTGCTGCACTCCTCTTAAACGCTCTCATGAAAAAAGAAAGAGAAATATTCCTTAGAGATAGTATTGATAATAAAGCTAATGGTTACTATGAAAGACAACTTGCCTGTTTCTTAGGTAACCTTGGTATCTCTGTCCCAAGAGATAGAAAATCTGAATTCAGACCTGCTATTCTTCCTCCTGAATGGCAAAAAGCTGATGAATCTTTCCAGGACTTTATCCTTAACCTCGTTCTCCAAAGCTACTCCCCCAATAAAATCAAAGCCCTCTTGCAATCTATGAAACTTCCCTACTCTCCAGAACAAATAGAAGAAATTAAAGAAGAATTGTATAACCAAGCCAAAGAATTAAAAACCAAAGAATTGCCAGAAAATTTGTTTGCTATGTTTATAGACGCTTATCATACTCAGATAAAAGATACCGAAGCCAACAGAATCAGAAAAGCAGTTATTTATAATATCATCGGAATAGATATGGAGGGAAGAAAAAATTTACTTTCTTATTACATTTATTTTGGTTCAGAGACGAAGGAGGACTGGCTCCAGATACTTAATGATTTGATAAAGAGGGGAGTTAAGAGGGTTATGGTAATAGTGAGTGATGATTTTCCTGGCCTTGCTCAAGCCATAAAAGCCCTTTTTCCTGAGACAGATCATCAGCTTTGTTTTGTACACATGCAAAGGAACATCAACAGGAACATGTCTAAGCAGGATGCTAAAAAATTTTATGAGGAGTTAAGCATTATAAAGAGGATAGAGGAGTATGAGAGGGCCTTAATTAGATTTGAGGAATTATGTAAGAGTTATGAGAAGAAGTATCCAGCTTATATAAAGGGACTTTTGAAAAAGAAGGAGCATTATTTTGTTTATAAGAAATATCCTGAGGGGGTGAGGAGGTATATATACACGACGAATGTGGTTGAGAATATAAATAGCAGGATAGAGCTGATAAGGGTAAATACAGGGGGATATTTTCAATCAATCAAGACAGCAGAGGTTGCGATATACATAACAGTAAGTCGGATTCAGAAAACGAGATGGCAAAAACCACTTCCTTTAATTAAGTCTGCTTTATACGAATTGAGGCAAATGTTTGTAAAGAGATTTTATAAGGAGACACAATTCTCTTGACAAGTGTCTCAAGAAGCCCTCTTTCTGGATGATATAGAAAATTCATCTAAAATATGAAAAAATGTCTGATTACACTTAATATGGGAGTAGAATATAAATTGTGTCTTTTAATAAAATATTTTAGAGGCATAATAAAAATTTTTAATATTTTTTAAATTAATGATAACATAAAACCTAAAAGACTAAACTAACCAGGAAGTCTGTAAAATGGGGAACTTAGACTTAGATTTAGAAAAAGTTTTAAGTG
Above is a genomic segment from Thermodesulfobacterium commune DSM 2178 containing:
- a CDS encoding FIST C-terminal domain-containing protein, which translates into the protein MKTQVFKSQEKTLLFALEDIKNQIDKNFDSYDFLIFAISPDYPYIDINYYIKKVFNTEKYLGFHAIHSFCDTEIVEGISVAVIKFETTGKVEIFYLEDIDEDDAVIKTANYFNSNPDKLHIVIGGLGNKKRFGTFIEEVSQFINYQPVNNIIGGVSSGHRDANGEVLSYQFVDFKIIKNGFVIITFSNIDFAIDIALGFKPYGVTYEIKKAKDYKLYLVDDNRNFSDITRSFMKGIDNFDIRYLWYIPIYILDDEEGYVATLRTFKKVAKDYVEFFGPVKEGQKLKLSFATPEELLKENFKIAKKVKERIEYCDILFNFSCTARQYVLEERQREEIEIYVSTLNSNLFGFFTFGEIGPDKHFKKLKFYNETSILLAMKER
- the rmuC gene encoding DNA recombination protein RmuC, with product MDYLWLVIFFVGLVGVFWYFYANLRKYVDERFSWVQQRLENISEPLFSVKERMSDLQEIKKDLTKLYIAEEVLKGLSEDVAKLNAIFLSRKSGKAGERAVEEVLALLPPNLLVRNLKMGASEVEFAFVLRDGKYLPIDSKVTSPEILTKEELTEEELKEVIKRIKKRAKEIITYTKDEKSVGFAVMTVPDRIYDFCKSKLLEELEKDKVILVPYGLLLSFLMFVFFFWERFGQVIEASDFSGFIVKLEKGLYEMEKDIEQLFKELRSVENLSHRVRNNLFFLKGELEKTKMSSD
- a CDS encoding M48 family metalloprotease; this encodes MSFFFKTKLHLLSLFLIFLLVFPPQIAQALISLEEEEKIGKEVLAELVKEVEFIDDLELNLYINTIGEVLKKQGVTFSPFEFKFFLINDSSFNAFSVPGGYIFINSGIFNSIESEDELAGIMAHEMAHNLCRHIARRIEDIKKMQVLVTAATLAGLLLGGEKAAALNIASAAIAQTKLLAYSRADEEEADRTGFQIITKANYNPWGMATVMERLSKQGNLAIELEYKYLLTHPLPQERVAYLISLAERYTSDQSPRSLVAQDPDYFKRLVIRAQVLSKKKDLASWITNLRAVLKEKNAPWIRYTLALALKEQRYFKEALVELVKALQELPFKIYFLLDLAEIYLASGEPEQALEVLNQISPSTSSKLYEGIYLTKLEYLRALALTETGDPQQAYGIMQKLLNLQALSYDPYFFYNLGKVASQLNKMGEAHFYFGKHYQLKGDLKPALYHYEKALSFLSKTDKMYLEAEKNIAQIKNKK
- a CDS encoding hotdog fold thioesterase, which codes for MEASRKEQVWKIAKFMREHDRVAVWLEVDLIEVDLGYALIGMKVREDMLNAAGVCQGGAIFSLADFAFAVASNSHGKLALAISSSIYFPSSAKVGEYLYAEAKELSLTKRTGVYEVKVFEKEKGRLVAIFTGQVYRKEEDLRGLISEKM
- a CDS encoding heavy-metal-associated domain-containing protein gives rise to the protein MKTYSLKVEGMTCPHCEMTIENGLKKMFPDLIFVKADRNNKEVTLKSLKEIDLNAVSQAIESLGYKVVE
- a CDS encoding IS256 family transposase produces the protein MKNLDLDLEKVLSEISKIESKEGIKMAAALLLNALMKKEREIFLRDSIDNKANGYYERQLACFLGNLGISVPRDRKSEFRPAILPPEWQKADESFQDFILNLVLQSYSPNKIKALLQSMKLPYSPEQIEEIKEELYNQAKELKTKELPENLFAMFIDAYHTQIKDTEANRIRKAVIYNIIGIDMEGRKNLLSYYIYFGSETKEDWLQILNDLIKRGVKRVMVIVSDDFPGLAQAIKALFPETDHQLCFVHMQRNINRNMSKQDAKKFYEELSIIKRIEEYERALIRFEELCKSYEKKYPAYIKGLLKKKEHYFVYKKYPEGVRRYIYTTNVVENINSRIELIRVNTGGYFQSIKTAEVAIYITVSRIQKTRWQKPLPLIKSALYELRQMFVKRFYKETQFS
- a CDS encoding GGDEF domain-containing protein — protein: MREEIKIKLLQNLLKEVTKKYDSILYLKEQKLKDTYLMAIKDELTGLYNRYYLKDYLVKLIEKLKRNKNNKLFLIFIDLDNFKLINDTYGHNKGDNVLKEVAEILTANFRKYDIISRYGGDEFIVLLESNEDPTKRINALRQNIEEIFKEFNLSFSYGISIFPDDIENINMPTQEIIKLLIEIADKRMYEEKTKKEKVV
- a CDS encoding DUF2934 domain-containing protein codes for the protein MDRKALEEEIRKVAYELYVKSGCIPGRDLDNWLEAERIVLERYGLISKEGSQETSPSSACETQPKTKVRCRKKTEESSATKGRGKKKG
- a CDS encoding heavy metal translocating P-type ATPase, whose amino-acid sequence is MEKVLEIPIIGMTCAACVKRVTDLLLKVPGIKQATVNLITEKATLEVEEEKRLDLKAIRKALQKGGYDLGVQRVVFKIEGLSLGDPKKIEKELLKVLGVVEASANQATEELTLDYVPTLVEPEDLKKRLASLGYDQAVVLQGEVELYEEVFRKREEQELKKKFLISAILTGFILLDMVTHVLGHVGKREVFNYVLFGLTTPVLFYGGSRFFKAAAKGLRHLSFDMNTLIALGAGAAYLYSFVATFFPDIFWASGQTPQVYYETAAVIITLILFGRFLEAKAKYKTTEAIKKLASLQPSKARIIKDNMEKEVSIKEVQVGYLVLVKPGERFPVDGEIVEGIGLVDQAVITGESLPVEKRVGDKVIGGTVNLTGSFKVRVTHVGKDTVLAHIIKLVREAQATKPAIQKLADRIASVFVPLVIAIALVTFLVWVGLGYGLTFSLMNAISVLVVACPCALGLATPTAIAVATGKAAEENILIKNPEALEYANRLNYVVFDKTGTLTYGQPMVKKMEVFSGCSEEEAIFFAASAEKNSEHPFGKALVEFARKRGLKVEEPDEFYYLPGKGVVAQLKGKEVLVGNRRFMEEAGLALDEFERFLSEGNIEGISYVLVAVDGRLCSAFWFEDKVKEEALEVLQILKKKGIKVGLLTGDAWQTAKEVAKKLEVDEVWAEVLPQEKALKIEELREKGNIVSMVGDGVNDAPALAKAHLGVAIGSGTEVASATADLILIKNDLRDLLKALRLAEITYKKIKQNFFWAFFYNLILIPVAAGVLYPFSGLLLKPVFASGAMAFSSLFVLINSLSLKKVKL